In Gemmatimonadales bacterium, one DNA window encodes the following:
- a CDS encoding ABC transporter permease, which yields MSPWRLAARRFARNRPAVRGAGLVVLLALAALLAPWLTADPLAQPDPVRLQDRPPSLAHPLGTDPFSRDVLSRTLHGARVSLVVGTGAALLAVTLGAGMGLVAGLAGRRTDQLLMRGVDVAMALPRILLLLAVFAVWEDAPAAAVVVLIAATGWFQTSRIVRAAVLSLREAEFVVAARALGAPAPGIVRRHLLPHVAAPVIVSASLDVGNIILLEAGLSYLGLGVRPPTPTWGNMIMDGKDVLLTAPWVALAPGLALVVTVVAFNLAADGLRDALDPRMAA from the coding sequence GTGAGCCCCTGGCGGCTGGCCGCGCGCCGCTTCGCCCGCAACCGCCCCGCGGTGCGGGGCGCCGGCCTGGTGGTCCTGCTGGCGCTCGCCGCGCTGCTGGCGCCGTGGCTGACGGCCGACCCCCTGGCGCAGCCCGACCCCGTGCGGCTGCAGGACCGGCCGCCGTCGCTCGCCCACCCGCTGGGCACGGACCCGTTCAGCCGCGACGTGCTGAGCCGCACGCTGCACGGCGCCCGGGTCTCCCTGGTGGTCGGCACCGGCGCGGCGCTGCTCGCCGTGACGCTCGGCGCCGGCATGGGTTTGGTGGCCGGGCTGGCCGGCCGGCGCACCGACCAGCTGCTGATGCGCGGCGTGGACGTCGCGATGGCGCTGCCCCGCATCCTGCTCCTGCTCGCGGTGTTCGCCGTCTGGGAGGACGCCCCGGCGGCGGCGGTGGTGGTACTCATCGCGGCGACGGGGTGGTTCCAGACGAGCCGCATCGTGCGCGCCGCCGTGCTCAGCCTGCGGGAGGCGGAGTTCGTCGTCGCCGCGCGCGCCCTCGGCGCCCCGGCGCCGGGCATCGTGCGCCGCCACCTCTTGCCTCACGTGGCCGCGCCGGTCATCGTGAGCGCGTCACTCGACGTCGGCAACATCATCCTCCTCGAGGCGGGCCTGTCGTACCTGGGCCTCGGGGTTCGGCCGCCCACTCCCACCTGGGGCAACATGATCATGGACGGCAAGGACGTCCTGCTCACGGCCCCCTGGGTGGCGCTCGCGCCCGGGCTCGCCCTGGTCGTCACCGTGGTGGCCTTCAACCTCGCGGCCGACGGACTGCGCGACGCGCTCGACCCCCGGATGGCGGCGTGA
- a CDS encoding ABC transporter ATP-binding protein, giving the protein MSGAPVPDAPAAPRAPLLEVRDLAVRFTGPDGVARAVDGVDLTVGEGETVGLVGESGCGKSVTALAVLRLVEPPGHIAHGSSVRLEGRDLLALGPKEIRAVRGNHVALVFQDPLSALNPVLRVGSQIAEAIRAHEAVTRSTARWRAVEMLAAVGIPDAERRAAAYPHQLSGGMRQRVLLAMALACRPQLLLADEPTTALDVTIQAEILELLDALQRKLGMAVLLITHNLGIVAERTRRVYVMYAGQIVEEAPTARVFARAAHPYTEGLLAAIPRLEERRDRLRAIPGQVPPATDWPAGCRFHPRCPHAWDRCRTEMPPLLPVAEGHRARCWLVEEPERRRR; this is encoded by the coding sequence GTGAGCGGCGCTCCAGTGCCCGACGCCCCCGCGGCGCCGCGCGCGCCCTTGCTGGAGGTCCGCGACCTCGCCGTGCGCTTCACGGGGCCGGACGGCGTGGCGCGGGCGGTGGACGGCGTCGACCTCACGGTGGGCGAGGGCGAGACCGTCGGCCTGGTCGGCGAGTCGGGCTGCGGCAAGAGCGTCACCGCCCTGGCCGTCCTCCGGCTGGTCGAGCCGCCCGGGCACATCGCGCACGGGAGCAGCGTACGCCTCGAGGGACGCGACCTGCTCGCGCTCGGCCCGAAGGAGATCCGGGCCGTGCGGGGCAACCACGTCGCGCTCGTGTTCCAGGATCCGCTCAGTGCCCTCAACCCGGTCCTCAGGGTCGGCTCCCAGATCGCCGAGGCGATCCGCGCCCACGAGGCCGTCACCCGCAGCACCGCGCGGTGGCGCGCCGTCGAGATGCTGGCTGCCGTCGGCATCCCCGACGCGGAGCGCCGCGCCGCGGCCTACCCGCACCAGCTGTCCGGCGGGATGCGGCAGCGGGTGCTGCTGGCGATGGCGCTCGCCTGCCGGCCCCAGCTCCTGCTGGCCGACGAGCCGACGACCGCGCTCGACGTCACCATCCAGGCCGAGATCCTCGAGCTGCTCGACGCCCTGCAGCGGAAGCTCGGGATGGCGGTGCTGCTGATCACCCACAACCTCGGCATCGTCGCGGAGCGGACGCGGCGCGTCTACGTGATGTACGCGGGCCAGATCGTCGAGGAGGCTCCGACGGCGCGGGTGTTCGCCCGGGCGGCGCACCCGTACACCGAGGGGCTGCTGGCCGCGATCCCGCGCCTCGAGGAGCGCCGCGACCGGCTGCGCGCCATCCCCGGCCAGGTGCCACCCGCGACCGACTGGCCGGCGGGCTGCCGCTTTCACCCGCGCTGCCCGCACGCCTGGGATCGGTGCCGCACCGAGATGCCGCCGCTGCTCCCGGTGGCGGAGGGGCACCGGGCGCGGTGCTGGCTGGTCGAGGAGCCGGAGAGGCGACGGAGGTGA
- a CDS encoding ABC transporter ATP-binding protein: MSPASPAPPLVAVRDLVTHFVRRTGLLGARRETVQAVNGVSFDIAARETLGLVGESGCGKTTLGRTILRLVDRTSGEVRFDGQDLFALDPAALRRVRRRMQVVFQDPDGSLDPRQSIGRAVREGIEVHRLARGAEADRRVEALLEEVGLPAGSAARYPHEFSGGQRQRAAIARALAVEPEFLVCDEPVSALDVSVQAQVLNLLVDLQSRRGLSYLFISHDLAVIRHIAPRVAVMYLGRIVEQGPADRIYRQPLHPYTQALLTAVPVPDPGKGRQRIVLAGDPPSPVHPPPGCPFHPRCQHPGKDETCRTVRPELRELGTGHFVACHLAGR; the protein is encoded by the coding sequence GTGAGTCCCGCCTCGCCGGCCCCGCCGCTGGTCGCGGTCCGCGACCTGGTCACGCACTTCGTGCGCAGGACGGGCCTCCTCGGCGCACGCCGCGAGACGGTGCAGGCCGTCAACGGGGTGAGCTTCGACATCGCGGCCCGGGAGACGCTCGGCCTGGTCGGGGAGTCGGGCTGCGGCAAGACGACGCTCGGCCGCACGATCCTGCGGCTGGTCGACCGCACCTCGGGCGAGGTGCGGTTCGACGGCCAGGACCTGTTCGCGCTCGACCCGGCCGCGCTGCGGCGGGTGCGGCGGCGGATGCAGGTGGTCTTCCAGGATCCCGACGGCTCGCTCGACCCGCGCCAGTCCATCGGCCGCGCGGTCCGGGAGGGGATCGAGGTGCACCGGCTGGCGCGCGGCGCCGAGGCCGATCGCCGCGTCGAGGCCCTGCTCGAGGAGGTCGGCCTGCCGGCGGGCTCGGCCGCACGCTACCCGCACGAGTTCTCGGGAGGCCAGCGGCAGCGGGCGGCCATCGCCCGAGCCCTCGCGGTGGAGCCGGAATTCCTCGTGTGCGACGAGCCCGTCTCCGCGCTCGACGTGAGCGTGCAGGCGCAGGTCCTGAACCTGTTGGTGGACCTGCAGTCCCGGCGGGGCCTGTCGTACCTCTTCATCTCCCACGACCTCGCCGTCATCCGCCACATCGCGCCGCGCGTCGCGGTGATGTACCTGGGCCGGATCGTGGAGCAGGGACCCGCGGACCGGATCTACCGGCAGCCCCTGCACCCCTACACGCAGGCGCTGCTCACCGCCGTCCCGGTGCCCGATCCCGGGAAGGGACGCCAGCGCATCGTGCTGGCCGGAGACCCGCCGTCGCCCGTCCATCCCCCGCCCGGCTGCCCGTTCCACCCGCGCTGCCAGCACCCGGGCAAGGACGAGACGTGCCGGACGGTGCGGCCGGAGCTGCGGGAGCTCGGCACGGGGCACTTCGTGGCCTGCCACCTCGCCGGACGCTGA
- a CDS encoding DNA recombination protein RmuC, with translation MTAAVLVLLVVAVGLLLVLVARRPAAPGPETALLQQQLVEVRGRLDALVASQGGVVGDMRERLGRLAEATGRLEAVGQTVAKVQELLQVPRLRGTLGEVWLEELLRQVLPEGLWTTQYAFRSGERVDAAIRVGDRLVPVDAKFPLEACQRMLAADAASAERERRAFRRSLRDRIDEIADKYIRPDEGTFEFAMMYIPAENVYYEAVVRGDDLDGDESVVGYALRRKVIPVSPNTFYAYLAAILHGLKGLEVEKQAREILQSLGGLQQQFVRFDAAYRLVGKHLDHAARQYGEAERQIGLIQERFEKITGVQAGGGLQVVGGEEPPAEDAGAASATPTP, from the coding sequence GTGACTGCGGCGGTCCTCGTCCTGCTGGTGGTCGCCGTGGGCCTGCTGCTCGTGCTCGTGGCCCGGCGGCCGGCGGCTCCCGGGCCCGAGACGGCCCTTCTCCAGCAACAGCTCGTCGAGGTGCGGGGCCGCCTCGACGCGCTGGTGGCGTCGCAAGGCGGGGTCGTCGGCGACATGAGGGAGCGTCTCGGCCGGCTCGCCGAGGCGACCGGGCGGCTCGAGGCCGTGGGCCAGACCGTCGCCAAGGTGCAGGAGCTGCTCCAGGTCCCGCGCCTCCGCGGCACGCTCGGCGAGGTCTGGCTCGAGGAGCTGCTGCGCCAGGTCCTGCCGGAAGGCCTGTGGACGACCCAGTACGCCTTCCGCTCCGGCGAGCGCGTGGATGCCGCCATCCGCGTCGGCGACCGGCTCGTGCCGGTGGACGCGAAGTTCCCGCTCGAGGCGTGTCAGCGGATGCTCGCCGCCGACGCCGCCAGCGCCGAACGGGAGCGGCGAGCGTTCCGCCGCTCGCTGCGCGACCGCATCGACGAGATCGCGGACAAGTACATCCGGCCGGACGAGGGGACGTTCGAGTTCGCGATGATGTACATCCCGGCGGAGAACGTCTACTACGAGGCGGTGGTCCGCGGCGACGACCTCGACGGCGACGAGAGCGTCGTCGGCTACGCGCTGCGCCGCAAGGTCATTCCGGTCTCACCCAACACCTTCTACGCCTACCTCGCGGCGATCCTGCACGGGCTGAAGGGGCTCGAGGTCGAGAAGCAGGCGCGGGAGATCCTGCAGTCGCTGGGCGGCCTGCAGCAGCAGTTCGTGCGGTTCGACGCCGCGTACCGGCTGGTCGGCAAGCACCTCGACCACGCCGCGCGCCAGTACGGCGAGGCCGAGCGACAGATCGGCCTGATTCAGGAGAGGTTCGAGAAGATCACCGGAGTCCAGGCAGGTGGTGGGTTGCAGGTCGTAGGTGGTGAGGAGCCGCCGGCCGAGGATGCTGGCGCCGCTTCGGCGACACCCACCCCGTAG
- a CDS encoding NmrA/HSCARG family protein, whose product MADRKIIAVVGARGAQGGGLVRAIMADKNGPYTARALTRDIRSDRAKELRALGAEVVAADVDDEESLRKAFTGAHGAFCVTFYWAHMSPEKEMAEAGAMARAAKAAGVRHTIWSTLEDTRKWVPLGDNRMPTLMGKYKVPHFDAKGASDRLFTDAGVPTTCLATCFYWDNFVHFGMGPKKGPDGKLAITLPLGDSTLAGIAAEDIGRCAFGIFQRGGEFVGKTVSIAGEHLTGQQMAAAMSKALGKTIAYNAVPPEVYRGFGFPGADDLANMFQFDRDFAQDIRRLHSIEVSRQLNPALQTFETWLAANGRHIPLE is encoded by the coding sequence GTGGCGGACAGGAAGATCATCGCGGTCGTGGGAGCGCGGGGCGCGCAGGGCGGAGGGCTCGTCCGCGCGATCATGGCGGACAAGAACGGTCCGTACACGGCACGCGCGCTCACGCGGGACATCCGCTCCGACCGCGCGAAGGAGCTGCGGGCGCTCGGCGCTGAGGTGGTCGCGGCCGACGTCGACGACGAGGAGAGCCTGCGGAAGGCGTTCACCGGGGCGCACGGCGCCTTCTGTGTGACCTTCTACTGGGCGCACATGTCGCCCGAGAAGGAAATGGCGGAGGCGGGGGCGATGGCCCGGGCGGCGAAGGCCGCGGGCGTCCGGCACACGATCTGGTCCACGCTCGAGGACACGCGCAAGTGGGTTCCCCTCGGCGACAACCGGATGCCGACGCTGATGGGCAAGTACAAGGTCCCCCACTTCGACGCCAAGGGCGCCTCGGACCGGCTGTTCACGGATGCCGGGGTGCCGACCACGTGCCTCGCCACCTGCTTCTACTGGGACAACTTCGTCCACTTCGGCATGGGCCCCAAGAAGGGCCCGGACGGCAAGCTGGCCATCACCCTGCCGCTGGGTGACAGTACGCTGGCGGGCATCGCGGCCGAGGACATCGGCAGGTGCGCCTTCGGGATCTTCCAGCGTGGCGGGGAGTTCGTCGGCAAGACCGTGAGCATCGCGGGCGAGCACCTCACGGGCCAGCAGATGGCCGCGGCGATGTCGAAGGCCCTGGGCAAGACCATCGCGTACAACGCCGTACCGCCCGAGGTATACCGGGGATTCGGCTTCCCGGGCGCCGACGACCTGGCGAACATGTTCCAGTTCGACCGGGACTTCGCCCAGGACATCCGGCGCCTGCACAGCATCGAGGTGTCGCGCCAGCTGAATCCGGCGCTGCAGACGTTCGAGACCTGGCTCGCAGCCAACGGCAGGCACATACCGCTCGAGTGA
- a CDS encoding M13 family metallopeptidase, protein MATHSIATTPRGRRALAPLVVLLLALAPARGAAQGATTPLPAASRPLKVLDPAFIDQTANACVDFMQYANGAWLAHDTIPAAYSSSGVGRDMGDHNELVVRSVLDDAMAQRAAQPQGSTPRKLGTFYASCMDSAAIESAGLSPIRPWLRDIDRITTRSRLPAVIAELQVRGIDLVYRYSPDVDPHDAAHYMAWLSQAGLGLPDRDYYTNTGPSADSTRQQYLEHVTRIFRLAGERAAQATRDAHQVMRLETELAKASLTRLELRDPSATDHPMTIASLAALAPAPSWPRYFRSIGVTVPVARVNVAEPGFVRRVGALLRTAPLGQWRAYLRYHAVAEAAPWLSTPFVQEDFAFSSRFTGAKALLPRWKRCLRETDGDLGEALGQAYVAKTFPPEARARARAVIDDIRAAFGERLRHLAWMSDSTRAQALDKLARMREKVGYPDQWRDYGRLVSEEGPFILNVARANAFEWQRVVNRPGAPVDTTEWGITVPTVNAYYDPSRNEMVFPAGALVPQTFDASADDGANYGSLGGSWAGHELTHGFDDEGRHYDAAGNLRDWWTAADSVHFNQQADLVARQFDGYLQVDTFHVNGKLTLGENIADYGGLLTGYDALEQALKRDGRPGLIDGYTPEQRFFLSYAQSWRVHNRPERLRTRVTVDPHAPEQWRVNGPLSNIAAFAEAFGCKPGDPMVRSADSIPHIW, encoded by the coding sequence ATGGCCACACACAGCATCGCGACCACTCCGCGCGGCCGGCGTGCCCTCGCCCCGCTCGTCGTTCTCCTGCTCGCCCTCGCCCCGGCGCGCGGCGCCGCGCAGGGCGCCACCACGCCGCTGCCCGCCGCCAGCAGGCCGCTCAAGGTCCTCGATCCGGCGTTCATCGACCAGACCGCGAACGCGTGCGTGGACTTCATGCAGTACGCCAACGGAGCGTGGCTGGCCCACGACACCATACCCGCCGCCTATTCGTCGTCGGGCGTCGGGCGGGACATGGGCGATCACAACGAGCTGGTGGTGCGCTCGGTGCTGGACGACGCGATGGCGCAGCGCGCCGCCCAGCCGCAGGGCAGCACGCCGCGGAAGCTCGGCACGTTCTACGCCTCGTGCATGGACTCCGCGGCCATCGAGTCGGCGGGCCTGTCCCCGATCCGCCCGTGGCTGCGGGACATCGACCGCATCACCACCCGCTCGCGGCTCCCGGCCGTCATCGCAGAGCTGCAGGTGCGCGGCATCGACCTGGTCTACCGTTACAGCCCCGACGTGGATCCGCACGACGCCGCGCACTACATGGCGTGGCTGTCGCAGGCGGGACTCGGCTTGCCGGACCGCGACTACTACACCAACACCGGGCCGTCCGCGGACTCGACCCGGCAGCAGTACCTCGAGCACGTCACCCGCATCTTCCGGCTGGCGGGCGAGCGGGCGGCCCAGGCCACCCGCGACGCGCACCAGGTGATGCGGCTCGAGACCGAGCTGGCCAAGGCCTCGCTCACGCGGCTCGAGCTCCGCGATCCTTCGGCCACCGATCACCCGATGACGATCGCCAGCCTCGCCGCGCTGGCGCCGGCACCGTCGTGGCCCCGCTACTTCCGCAGCATCGGGGTCACCGTCCCGGTCGCGCGCGTCAACGTGGCCGAGCCGGGGTTCGTGCGGCGCGTCGGCGCGCTGCTGCGCACCGCGCCGCTGGGGCAGTGGCGCGCCTACCTGCGCTACCACGCGGTCGCGGAGGCGGCGCCGTGGCTCAGCACGCCGTTCGTCCAGGAGGACTTCGCCTTCAGCTCCCGCTTCACCGGCGCCAAGGCGCTGCTGCCGCGGTGGAAGCGCTGCCTGCGCGAGACCGACGGCGATCTCGGCGAGGCCCTCGGGCAGGCGTACGTGGCGAAGACCTTCCCGCCCGAGGCCCGCGCGCGGGCCAGGGCGGTGATCGACGACATCCGCGCGGCCTTCGGCGAGCGGCTGCGGCACCTCGCCTGGATGTCGGACTCGACGCGGGCGCAGGCGCTGGACAAGCTGGCCAGGATGCGCGAGAAGGTCGGCTACCCCGACCAGTGGCGCGACTACGGCCGGCTGGTGAGCGAAGAAGGCCCCTTCATCCTGAACGTCGCGCGTGCCAACGCGTTCGAATGGCAGCGGGTCGTCAACCGCCCCGGTGCCCCGGTGGACACGACCGAGTGGGGCATCACCGTGCCGACGGTCAACGCCTACTACGATCCCTCGCGTAACGAGATGGTCTTCCCCGCCGGTGCGCTGGTGCCGCAGACCTTCGACGCGTCGGCCGACGACGGCGCCAACTACGGCTCCCTCGGCGGCAGCTGGGCCGGCCACGAGCTGACCCACGGCTTCGACGACGAGGGCCGCCACTACGACGCCGCCGGCAACCTGCGCGACTGGTGGACGGCGGCGGACTCGGTGCACTTCAACCAGCAGGCCGACCTGGTGGCGCGCCAATTCGACGGCTACCTCCAGGTGGACACCTTCCACGTGAACGGGAAGCTCACCCTGGGCGAGAACATCGCGGACTACGGCGGGCTGCTGACCGGCTACGATGCGCTCGAGCAGGCCCTCAAGCGCGACGGACGCCCCGGCCTCATCGACGGCTACACGCCGGAGCAGCGCTTCTTCCTCTCCTATGCCCAGAGCTGGCGCGTGCACAACCGGCCCGAACGGCTCCGCACCCGGGTCACGGTGGATCCGCACGCGCCGGAGCAGTGGCGCGTGAACGGCCCGCTGTCCAACATTGCCGCGTTCGCCGAGGCGTTCGGGTGCAAGCCCGGCGACCCGATGGTCCGGAGCGCCGACAGCATCCCGCACATCTGGTAG
- a CDS encoding YfhL family 4Fe-4S dicluster ferredoxin, with translation MTEKPPMAMKIIEECINCGACEPECPNEAISQADPIYVIDVEKCTECVGHYDNPKCVEVCPVDNCIIHDPDHAETHEQLEAKYARMH, from the coding sequence GTGACGGAGAAGCCTCCCATGGCGATGAAGATCATCGAAGAGTGCATCAACTGCGGCGCCTGCGAGCCGGAGTGCCCGAACGAGGCCATCAGCCAGGCCGACCCGATCTACGTGATCGACGTCGAGAAGTGCACCGAGTGCGTGGGGCATTACGACAACCCGAAGTGCGTCGAGGTGTGTCCGGTGGACAACTGCATCATTCACGATCCGGACCACGCGGAGACGCATGAGCAGCTCGAAGCGAAGTACGCGCGGATGCACTAG
- a CDS encoding serine/threonine-protein kinase has product MPPEPETGIPERLQAALADRYRIERQLGAGGMATVFLAHDLRHERDVAIKVLHPELAASMGAERFEREIRLAAKLNHPHILGLFDSGEADNLFYYVMPYVPGESLRDRITREQMLPVDDALQITYEVADALGAAHALGIVHRDIKPENILLAGGHALVADFGVARAASEAGEKLTQTGMAVGTPTYMSPEQAMGDVVGPTSDLYALGCVVYEMLTGQPPFTGANARAIMARHTMEAVPSIRLVRETVPEEVEEAVLALLAKVPADRPQTAKEFLDLLAAPTGTGTTRRLGSRITTARRTAAVVRRPPLWRRPVAWAATGAAVIVLAGGALLLRHRPARVAGGAGGLDPHHIAVLYFRDQSGGKLSYVVDGLTEGLIRALREVPTLSVVSAGGVEQYRRSDLPRDSIARALGAGTLVLGDLEQSDDRLRVTLRLIDGSSGADFDRRSFEQPAGNLVTISDTLAAQAAQLIRRRLGEEIAMRQVRDQARSPEAWSLYQQAVRLKKDGAAADDSTVLARDFARADSLLAQAQRLDPEWADPPVLRGELDYLRSRKYGGDPQAADRWIRPGLVHADEALALDRDDPDALELKGDLRYWRWLLRLEGNPDSAHQLLLAAKADLETAVKLNRAQAGAYATLSHLYYQTGSLTDVYLAARNALTEDAYLDNADVILSRLFFSSYDLGQFPDAENWCTEGRRRFPADYRFTECRLWMMTTRQDSADPRLAWRLLDSVLVRTPPEGKPYQRLYDQAIVAWVLARAGAADSARHLLQRTVADAVTDPTRDIAYTKSMAYAFLGDKGPAIDQLGLYLAANPSKREGLAQDPGWQLAPLANEPAFQALVGTRR; this is encoded by the coding sequence GTGCCGCCCGAGCCCGAGACCGGCATTCCCGAGCGCCTCCAGGCCGCGCTGGCCGACCGCTACCGGATCGAGCGGCAGCTGGGCGCCGGCGGCATGGCGACCGTGTTTCTCGCGCACGACCTCCGGCACGAGCGCGACGTCGCCATCAAGGTGCTGCACCCGGAGCTGGCCGCGTCGATGGGCGCCGAGCGGTTCGAGCGCGAGATCAGGCTGGCGGCCAAGCTCAACCACCCCCACATCCTCGGCCTGTTCGACTCCGGTGAGGCGGACAACCTCTTCTACTACGTCATGCCCTACGTCCCGGGCGAATCGCTGCGCGACCGGATCACGCGCGAGCAGATGCTCCCGGTCGACGACGCGCTGCAGATCACCTACGAGGTGGCCGACGCGCTCGGCGCCGCTCACGCGCTCGGCATCGTGCACCGCGACATCAAGCCGGAGAACATCCTGCTCGCCGGCGGGCACGCGCTGGTGGCCGACTTCGGGGTCGCGCGGGCCGCGTCGGAGGCCGGCGAGAAGCTGACCCAGACGGGGATGGCGGTCGGCACGCCCACCTACATGAGCCCCGAGCAGGCGATGGGCGACGTGGTCGGCCCGACGTCGGACCTCTACGCCCTCGGCTGCGTCGTCTACGAGATGCTCACCGGCCAGCCGCCCTTCACCGGCGCCAACGCTCGGGCGATCATGGCGCGCCACACGATGGAAGCGGTGCCGAGCATCCGCCTGGTGCGCGAGACGGTACCCGAAGAGGTCGAGGAGGCGGTCCTCGCCCTGCTCGCCAAGGTTCCCGCCGACCGGCCGCAGACCGCGAAGGAGTTTCTCGACCTGCTCGCCGCGCCGACCGGCACCGGCACCACCCGGCGCCTCGGCAGCCGGATCACGACGGCGCGCCGCACGGCGGCCGTGGTGCGCCGCCCGCCGCTGTGGCGGCGGCCGGTCGCCTGGGCGGCCACGGGCGCGGCGGTGATCGTCCTCGCGGGCGGCGCGCTGCTGCTCCGGCACCGGCCGGCGCGGGTCGCCGGCGGAGCCGGCGGGCTCGACCCGCATCACATCGCCGTCCTCTATTTCAGGGACCAGAGCGGCGGCAAGCTGAGCTACGTGGTGGACGGCCTCACCGAGGGGCTCATCCGTGCGCTCCGCGAAGTGCCGACCCTGTCCGTCGTCTCGGCCGGCGGCGTGGAGCAATACCGCAGGTCCGACCTGCCCCGCGACAGCATCGCGCGCGCGCTCGGGGCCGGCACGCTGGTGCTCGGGGACCTCGAGCAGAGCGACGACCGCCTGAGGGTGACGCTCCGCCTGATCGACGGCTCGAGCGGCGCCGACTTCGATCGCAGGAGCTTCGAGCAACCTGCCGGGAACCTCGTCACCATCAGCGACACGTTGGCCGCGCAGGCGGCGCAGCTGATCCGCCGGCGCCTGGGCGAAGAGATCGCGATGCGCCAGGTACGGGATCAGGCCAGGAGCCCCGAGGCCTGGTCGCTCTACCAGCAGGCCGTGCGGCTCAAGAAGGACGGCGCGGCCGCGGACGACTCGACCGTCCTGGCGCGCGATTTCGCGCGCGCGGACTCACTGCTGGCGCAGGCCCAGCGGCTCGATCCCGAGTGGGCGGACCCTCCCGTGCTGCGGGGCGAGCTCGACTACCTGAGGTCGCGGAAATACGGCGGCGACCCGCAGGCCGCGGACCGGTGGATCCGACCCGGCCTCGTCCATGCCGACGAGGCGCTCGCGCTCGACCGCGACGATCCGGACGCACTCGAGCTGAAGGGCGACCTCCGCTACTGGCGCTGGCTGCTCCGTCTCGAGGGCAACCCCGACAGTGCGCACCAGTTGCTGCTGGCGGCGAAGGCGGACCTCGAGACCGCGGTCAAGCTGAATCGCGCCCAGGCCGGCGCCTACGCGACGCTGTCCCACCTCTACTATCAGACCGGCAGCCTGACCGACGTCTACCTCGCCGCGCGCAACGCCCTGACGGAGGACGCCTACCTCGACAACGCCGACGTCATCCTGAGCCGGCTCTTCTTCTCCTCGTACGACCTCGGGCAATTCCCCGACGCGGAGAACTGGTGCACCGAGGGCAGGCGCCGCTTCCCGGCGGACTACCGCTTCACGGAATGCCGCCTGTGGATGATGACCACCCGCCAGGACTCGGCCGATCCGCGCCTCGCCTGGCGGCTGCTCGACTCGGTCCTCGTCCGGACCCCGCCCGAGGGGAAGCCGTACCAGCGGCTGTACGATCAGGCCATCGTGGCGTGGGTCCTGGCGCGCGCGGGGGCCGCAGACAGCGCGCGACACCTGTTGCAGCGCACCGTGGCTGACGCCGTCACGGACCCGACGCGCGACATCGCCTACACCAAGTCGATGGCCTACGCGTTCCTGGGCGACAAAGGGCCGGCCATCGATCAGCTCGGCCTGTATCTGGCCGCTAACCCAAGCAAACGAGAGGGGTTAGCTCAGGATCCCGGGTGGCAGCTCGCCCCCCTGGCGAACGAGCCGGCCTTCCAGGCGTTGGTGGGCACGAGGCGTTAG
- a CDS encoding NAD-dependent protein deacylase, translating to MNGLGAAPDAVGEARGILARALRVVVFTGAGVSAESGVPTFRGAGGLWKTFQPEELATPIAFGRDPALVWEWYAWRREMVARCRPNAAHLALARWALARAGVTIVSQNVDDLHERAAREVADSDEARARRAEPIRLHGSLFHDQCTRCVWRGPARGAVDASSVATLPHCPECGGLLRPDVVWFGEMLPAKAVEAAFAAAADAEACLVVGTTGAVYPAAAVVHTAKAAGARVVVVDPGPTEYDELADVRLYGPAGEILPRLLA from the coding sequence GTGAACGGCCTTGGCGCGGCGCCCGACGCCGTGGGCGAAGCCCGGGGGATCCTCGCCCGCGCGCTGCGGGTCGTGGTGTTCACCGGCGCGGGCGTGAGCGCGGAGTCGGGCGTGCCCACGTTCCGCGGCGCGGGAGGCCTGTGGAAGACCTTCCAGCCGGAGGAGCTGGCCACCCCGATCGCGTTCGGCCGGGACCCGGCGCTGGTGTGGGAGTGGTACGCCTGGCGGCGCGAGATGGTGGCGCGCTGCCGCCCGAACGCGGCGCACCTCGCCCTGGCGCGCTGGGCACTCGCCCGTGCGGGCGTCACCATCGTCTCGCAGAACGTGGACGACCTCCACGAGCGCGCCGCGCGCGAGGTCGCGGACAGCGACGAGGCGCGGGCCCGCCGCGCGGAGCCGATCCGCCTCCACGGCTCTCTGTTCCATGACCAGTGCACCCGCTGCGTCTGGCGTGGCCCCGCGCGGGGCGCGGTGGACGCGAGCAGCGTGGCGACGCTCCCGCACTGCCCGGAGTGCGGCGGCCTGCTGCGGCCCGACGTGGTCTGGTTCGGGGAGATGCTGCCCGCCAAGGCGGTCGAGGCCGCGTTCGCCGCGGCGGCCGATGCGGAGGCGTGCCTCGTGGTCGGCACCACGGGCGCGGTCTATCCGGCGGCCGCCGTGGTCCACACCGCGAAGGCCGCCGGCGCCCGGGTCGTGGTCGTGGACCCGGGGCCGACGGAGTACGACGAACTTGCCGACGTCCGGCTGTACGGCCCGGCCGGAGAGATCCTCCCGCGGCTGCTCGCCTGA